A region of the Actinomycetes bacterium genome:
TGACCAGCCGCATCGTCGGCAGCCGCAGCGCCGAGCTGCCCACCGCGTGCGCTGACCCGCACGCCGGTGGCTCGGTGGCCCGCTGGCTGAGCAGCCAGGCGGCGCCGACCACCAGGAACACCAGTGAGGACAGCACCGCGGGGGCTGGGCCGTACCGGGCGGCCAGGACGGTCACCAGCGGTGGTCCGACCACGAAGATGATCTCGTCGATCACCGACTCGAACGAGAAGGCGGTGCGCAGCACGGTGCTCCCGGACAGCTGGTGGCTCCAGCGGGCCCGGACCAGCGAGCCGACGTTCGGCAGGCTGGCCCCCGCGACGGCGGCCGGCACGGCCAGCACGGCGACGGGCGCGGGGACCCCGGCCAACCAGACGAGGGCCACCAGAGCGAGCAGGTGCGCGACCACCAGGGGAGTGACCACGCGGCGCTGCCCGTGCCGGTCCACGAGCCGGGCGGTGAACGGCTGGCCGAGCGCCTCGGCCACCGCGAAGCAGGCCGTGACCGCCCCCGCGCCGGTGTAGGAGCCGGTGGACCGCGAGACCAGCAGCACCACCCCGATGCCCAGCATGGAGATCGGCATCCGGGCCAGGAACCCGGCCGCCGAGAACGCCAATCCGCCGGGGGTCCTGGCCATCTCGGCGTAGGGGTTGCGCACCCCGGGACGCTAGCCGACCGCGCCGACCGCTCCTGCGCGGACCGCTCCTGCCTGGGAGGATCGGGGCGTGACCGACTACGACGCCGTGCTGCTGGTGTCCTTCGGCGGCCCCGAGGGCCCGGACGATGTGGTGCCCTTCTTGGAGAACGTGACCCGCGGCCGGGGGATCCCCCGGGACCGGCTCGGGCAGGTCGGTGCGCACTATGCGCTGTTCGGCGGGGTAAGCCCGATCAACGCGCAGAACCGGATGCTGCTGGACGCGCTGCGCGCCGAGCTGGCGGACGCCGGAGTCGACCTGCCGGTCTACTGGGGCAACCGGAACTGGGATCCGTACCTCGCCGACACGCTGCGCGACATGCGCGACGCAGGGGTCCGCAGGGCGCTGGCCTTCGTGACGTCGGCGTACTCGTCGTACTCGGGCTGCCGGCAGTACCGGGAGAACCTGGCCGCGGCCAGGGCCGACGTCGACGGCGCCCCCGAGATCGACAAGGTGCGGCACTACTTCGACCACCCCGGCTTCGTCCAGCCGTTCGTCGACGCCACGCTGTCGGCGCTGGCCAGTCTCCCGGACGCCGTCCAGCCCGGCGCCCGGCTGGTGTTCACCACGCACTCGATCCCCGTCGCGGCGGCGGAGTCCAGCGGTCCGGACGGCGACGCCTACCTCGTCCAGCACCGTGCGGTGGCCGGGCTCGTCGCCGAGGGCGTGGCCGAGGCGACCGGCGTGGACCGCCTCTGGGACCTGGTGTTCCAGTCCCGCTCCGGGCCGCCCACGCAGCCGTGGCTGGAACCGGACATCAGCGACCACCTCGAGGCGCTGGTGGCCCAGGGAGTGCCCGGAGTGGTCGTCGTCCCGATCGGGTTCGTCTCGGACCACATGGAGGTCGTCTACGACCTGGACACCGTGGCCGCGGCGGACGCCGAGAGGCTCGGCCTGCCGATGGCGAGGGCCGCCACGCCCGGCACCGACCCGCGGTTCGTCGCCATGGTGGGCGAGCTGGTGCAGGAGCGGCTGGCCGACCGGCCGGCGGCCGAGCGCCGGGCCTTGTCGCCGCTGGGTCCGTGGCGCGACGTGTGCTCGGCCGGCTGCTGCCCCAACCCGCGGGGACCGCGCCCGGCCGTCGCAGGGGAGGACCGATGACGACGGACGGCGTGGACGCCGCCCGGCTCGACGAGCTGCTGGCCCTGGCGACGTCCGTGGCGGCCGAGGCGGGCGCCCTGCTGCTGGACCGTCGGCCGGCCGACCTCGGCGTGGACACCAAGTCCACGCCGACCGACGTGGTCACGGTCATGGACAAGCGGGCCGAGCAGCTGCTCGTCGACCGGCTGCGCGCGGCCCGGCCCGAGGACGGGATCCTCGGCGAGGAGGGTGCCGACACCGCGGGGACCAGCGGGGTGCGGTGGGTGATCGACCCGATCGACGGCACGGTGAACTACCTGTACGACCTGCCCGGCTGGGCGGTGAGCGTGGCGGCCGAGGTCGACGGCGAGACCGTCGTCGGGGTGGTCGAGGTGCCCCGTCTCGGCGAGACGTTCAGCGCCGTCCGCGGCCGTGGGGCGACCCGCAACGGGGTCCCCGTCCACGTCTCCGGCTGCACCGAGCTGTCCCAGGCGATGGTGGCGACCGGGTTCGGGTACGCCGCGTCCCGGCGGGCCCGGCAGGCCGCGGTGCTGGTCGAGGTGCTGCCGAGGGTCCGCGACATCCGCCGGCTCGGCGCGGCCTCGGTGGACCTGTGCTCGGTCGCCTGCGGGCGGGTGGACGGCTACTACGAGCAGGGGCTGCAGCCCTGGGACCTGGCCGCGGGGGGCCTGGTCGCCCGCGAGGCCGGCGCCCTGGTCACCGGGCTGGCCGGCGCCCCGCCCGGGGAGGACCTGGTCCTGGCCGCGGGCCCCGGCCTCCACGCCGCCCTGGACGCCCTGCTGATCCCCCTTGCCCCCGACCGCGACTGACCGGAAGCTCGGCGGGACGGCGGTCAGTCCAACCGGCGCAGGTCCGCGGCGTAGCGACGCCCGTTCTCGACGTACCGCCGCACCGAGTCCGCGAAGGCCAGCGGCCCGACGGTGTCCAGGGTGACCCGGGCGGGCACCCCCCGAGCCATCGCCCGGGTGGGAACCTCGGTGCCCGGCGCCACCACCGCCCCCGCGGCCACCAGCGCACCCGAGCGGACCAGTACCCGGTGCAGCAGCACTGAGCCGGAGCCCACCAGGCAGTCGTCCTCGACGATGCACCCCTCGAGGTGGGCGAGGTGCCCGACGACGCAGCGGGCACCGATGACCGTGGCCAGCTCCGCCGTGGCGTGCACCACGCTGCCGTCCTGCACCGACGTCTCGGCACCCACCGAGATCGAGCCATAGTCGCCGCGCAGCACCGCGCCCGGCCACACGCTCGATCCAGCGCCCAGCTGCACCCGCCCGATCACCACGGCATCCGGGTGGACGAAGGCGTCCGGGTCGATCGACGGCACCAGGTCACCCAGCGCGTACACCGCCATGGCTGCTCCCTTCCCGCGGGTGTGACGTATCTCTACACCCGCGATCCCCCCCCGGCGCGACAGGGCACCCCCGGGTCGGGCACAATCCCGGTCTCCGGGGTGTCAGCGAGCTGTCGCCGCCCGGGCACAAATGGAGCGCGCTTCGCGTTCTGATCAGCACACCACCACTGGACCGCAGCAACTGACGGAGGACCCGGGCGTGGCCACCGACTACGACACCCCGCGCAAGACGGACGACGAGCTCGCCGAGGACAGCATCGAGGAGCTCAAGGCGCGTCGTGCCGACACCACCTCAGCCGCCGTCGACACCGACGAGGCAGAGGCCGCGGAGAGCTTCGAGCTGCCCGGCGCCGACCTGTCCAACGAGGAGCTCTCGGTCCGGGTGCTGCCCCGGCAGGCCGATGAGTTCACCTGCTCGCGCTGCTTCCTGGTGCATCACCGCAGCCAGCTGGCCAAGGAGGACCACGGACAGCTGATCTGCCGGGAGTGCGCCGCCTGACCAGCGGACCTGCCATGACCCAACCTGGGGCTGACGAGCTGCCCGGCCTGCTCGCCCAGATCGCTGGCGAGCAGGACGCCGAGGAGGCCGACCGGGAGGCGCACGGGTCGGAGCCGGCCCGGCGGCGCGGCCGCGCGGCCTACGCCCGGCTGCTGGCCCGGCTGGCCCCGGCGCTGGCCGTGTCCGCGCGAGGGGCCGGTGCCGCCGCCGTGGCGAGCGGCCGCTGGCTGGCCGACGTCATCATCGACGCCGCCCCGCACATCCCGATCCGGGACCTCGAGAAGCTGAAGGCCCACCACGGCGGCCGCACCGGCGAGGAGCTCGCCGACGCGCTGGTCCGCACCGCGACGGTGGCGACGTCCTCCGTCGGTGTCGCGGGCGGGGCGCTGTCCGCGGTCAAGTGGGCGGTGCCGGTGAGCCTGCTCACCATCCCCATCCAGCTGACCGTCGAGGTGGTGGCCGTGGCGGCCATCGAGATCAAGCTGGTGGGTGAGCTGCACGAGGTCTACGGCCTGCCGGTGCGCGGCACCCTAGGCCAGCGCGGCTCCGCCTATGCCCTGGCCTGGGCCAACCGTCGCGGTATCAACCCGCTCGACCCCCATTCGCTGTCCGCGGCCATGGGCTCGGTCACCCGGCAGCGGGTGCAGCGACGGCTCATCGGCCGGGCCGGGCGCGGTCTTGGCACCGCGGCGCCCCTGATGGCCGGTGCCGTTTTCGGTGCCTACAGCAACCAGCGGCAGACCGGGCTGCTGGCCGACTCGTTGCGGGCCGACCTGCGCCGCAAGCGGGCCCTCACCGGCGGGCTGACCGGCCGGGTCGTGGCCCGGGCCCTCGAGAGCGGGACTCCGGGACGGCGGCCGCGGCTGCCGAGAGCGCTACGCCGCTCCGGCCCCAAGAGCTGACCGTCCGGACGACAGCTTCGAGGTCATCCGCCGGGTGCCCCGCGCGATGACGAGCCGTACTACCCCGGCCACCACTGCGGTCGTGACCGCTACCGCGACCGCCTGACGCATCGCCACCTGCGGGTCGGCCGGATCCTCCGGCGGCTCGTGACCGGCGATCGCGACCCAGACCACCCTGACGACCTTGGGGGCGACGATCGCCGCGACGATCCCCCCGGCGGGCAGCAGAACCTTCCTTGCGGAGTCTTGTGCGGCCATGTCTGGTCTACCCCTTGTCGAATCGATGGCGTCGAAGGACACCTTGCCCTATCAGCGGACTCTCACGCCGACCGGTCGGGTGACCGGCGTCCGCCCAGGGCTGCGGCCAGCCGGTCCGGGTGGCGGGTCGAGACGTACCAGTACGGCGTGGGGTCGGCCGGGTCGTCCAGGTCGACGCGGACGGCGGTGGACACCCAGCCGCGCAGCACCAGGTGGGCCCTCGGGTCCGCGTCGACCCCGCGCAGGGCGCGGGCGGCGTCGGCGTCCAGCACGGTGACCCGTCCCACGCAGGTCAGCGGCAGCCGGGCTCGCCCGGCGACCAGCAGATGCTCGCGCACCTCCACCAGCACCGACATGCCCCCGAGTGCGGCCGCCACGATGCCTTCGGCCGCGAGCAGGACGCCCAGCCCCCAGGCCGCGCCGAGCGGCACCGCGAACGCGATCCCGAACGTCGCCGCGAAGGCAGCCGCCACGACCCATAGCCACCA
Encoded here:
- a CDS encoding MFS transporter, which translates into the protein MRNPYAEMARTPGGLAFSAAGFLARMPISMLGIGVVLLVSRSTGSYTGAGAVTACFAVAEALGQPFTARLVDRHGQRRVVTPLVVAHLLALVALVWLAGVPAPVAVLAVPAAVAGASLPNVGSLVRARWSHQLSGSTVLRTAFSFESVIDEIIFVVGPPLVTVLAARYGPAPAVLSSLVFLVVGAAWLLSQRATEPPACGSAHAVGSSALRLPTMRLVMAVMAALGIAFGSIEVITVAGAGAAGHPARAGVLLALYAGGSLVAGIVYGASHLAVPLRRQLLVLGLATPFSLVALPFAVSTAATAVLIFVAGFVISPTLIAGFSLVQEAVPADRLTEGLTWATTAIGLGVAVGAALGGRAADLVGTPRAYLVPLVAAVLVAAIVGLAALAGRRRARRAGLVER
- a CDS encoding ferrochelatase produces the protein MTDYDAVLLVSFGGPEGPDDVVPFLENVTRGRGIPRDRLGQVGAHYALFGGVSPINAQNRMLLDALRAELADAGVDLPVYWGNRNWDPYLADTLRDMRDAGVRRALAFVTSAYSSYSGCRQYRENLAAARADVDGAPEIDKVRHYFDHPGFVQPFVDATLSALASLPDAVQPGARLVFTTHSIPVAAAESSGPDGDAYLVQHRAVAGLVAEGVAEATGVDRLWDLVFQSRSGPPTQPWLEPDISDHLEALVAQGVPGVVVVPIGFVSDHMEVVYDLDTVAAADAERLGLPMARAATPGTDPRFVAMVGELVQERLADRPAAERRALSPLGPWRDVCSAGCCPNPRGPRPAVAGEDR
- a CDS encoding inositol monophosphatase family protein, with translation MTTDGVDAARLDELLALATSVAAEAGALLLDRRPADLGVDTKSTPTDVVTVMDKRAEQLLVDRLRAARPEDGILGEEGADTAGTSGVRWVIDPIDGTVNYLYDLPGWAVSVAAEVDGETVVGVVEVPRLGETFSAVRGRGATRNGVPVHVSGCTELSQAMVATGFGYAASRRARQAAVLVEVLPRVRDIRRLGAASVDLCSVACGRVDGYYEQGLQPWDLAAGGLVAREAGALVTGLAGAPPGEDLVLAAGPGLHAALDALLIPLAPDRD
- a CDS encoding gamma carbonic anhydrase family protein; protein product: MAVYALGDLVPSIDPDAFVHPDAVVIGRVQLGAGSSVWPGAVLRGDYGSISVGAETSVQDGSVVHATAELATVIGARCVVGHLAHLEGCIVEDDCLVGSGSVLLHRVLVRSGALVAAGAVVAPGTEVPTRAMARGVPARVTLDTVGPLAFADSVRRYVENGRRYAADLRRLD
- a CDS encoding DUF4193 domain-containing protein, with the translated sequence MATDYDTPRKTDDELAEDSIEELKARRADTTSAAVDTDEAEAAESFELPGADLSNEELSVRVLPRQADEFTCSRCFLVHHRSQLAKEDHGQLICRECAA
- a CDS encoding DUF4235 domain-containing protein, whose translation is MAAQDSARKVLLPAGGIVAAIVAPKVVRVVWVAIAGHEPPEDPADPQVAMRQAVAVAVTTAVVAGVVRLVIARGTRRMTSKLSSGRSALGAGAA
- a CDS encoding DUF3093 domain-containing protein translates to MGTFRERLWAPWWLWVVAAAFAATFGIAFAVPLGAAWGLGVLLAAEGIVAAALGGMSVLVEVREHLLVAGRARLPLTCVGRVTVLDADAARALRGVDADPRAHLVLRGWVSTAVRVDLDDPADPTPYWYVSTRHPDRLAAALGGRRSPDRSA